One region of Oxalobacteraceae bacterium OTU3CAMAD1 genomic DNA includes:
- a CDS encoding MFS transporter → MNLSEPVTPHAVGQSVGKYRWTICALLFFATTVNYLDRQVLSLLAPDLSKEFGWTNTDYANIAAAFQFVYAISMLFAGRVVDKIGTKAAYVLAIVIWSLGAILHAFSVPMGEGAAVIGAAFGVVLVPSIIGFMISRAVLAVGEAGNFPAAIKATAEYFPKKERSFATGIFNSGANVGAILAPITVPLIAAAWGWQSAFVIIGALGFLWMAVWLWLYEKPEQQKRLSKAELAYIRSDSVQPVEKTEEASAAAAKKVSWFQLLKYRQTWAFAFGKFMTDGVWWFFLFWLPTYLSAQYGMKGDAIIVPLAVLYSMTMIGSIGGGWFPSYFMSRGYAPYDGRMKAMLVIAFFPLVVLLAQPLGAISFWVPVLLIGVGASAHQAWSANIFTTVSDMFPQKSVASVIGIGGMAGGIGGVALTKLGGWVFDYYKSVNDIRTGYMIMFGICALAYLVAWCVMKALVPRHKEITDL, encoded by the coding sequence ATGAACCTGAGCGAGCCAGTAACTCCGCATGCGGTGGGCCAATCCGTCGGTAAATACCGATGGACCATCTGTGCACTGTTGTTTTTTGCCACCACCGTCAACTACCTGGACCGCCAGGTACTGAGCCTGCTGGCCCCGGACCTGTCCAAGGAATTCGGCTGGACCAACACCGACTACGCCAACATCGCCGCCGCCTTCCAGTTCGTCTACGCGATCTCGATGCTGTTCGCCGGCCGCGTGGTCGACAAGATCGGCACCAAGGCCGCCTACGTGCTGGCCATCGTCATCTGGTCGCTGGGCGCCATCCTGCACGCGTTCTCGGTGCCGATGGGCGAGGGCGCGGCCGTCATCGGCGCCGCCTTCGGCGTGGTGCTGGTGCCGTCGATCATCGGCTTCATGATCTCGCGCGCGGTGCTGGCGGTCGGCGAGGCCGGCAACTTCCCGGCCGCGATCAAGGCCACCGCCGAATACTTCCCGAAGAAGGAACGCTCCTTCGCCACCGGCATCTTCAACTCCGGCGCCAACGTCGGCGCCATCCTGGCGCCGATCACGGTGCCGCTGATCGCCGCCGCGTGGGGCTGGCAGTCGGCCTTCGTCATCATCGGCGCGCTGGGCTTCCTGTGGATGGCGGTGTGGCTGTGGCTGTATGAAAAGCCGGAGCAGCAAAAGCGCCTGTCCAAGGCCGAGCTGGCCTACATCCGCAGCGATTCGGTGCAGCCGGTCGAGAAAACCGAAGAAGCGTCGGCCGCCGCCGCCAAAAAAGTATCGTGGTTCCAGCTGCTCAAATACCGCCAGACCTGGGCCTTCGCCTTCGGTAAATTCATGACCGACGGCGTCTGGTGGTTCTTCCTGTTCTGGCTGCCGACCTACCTGTCGGCGCAATACGGCATGAAGGGCGACGCCATCATCGTGCCGCTGGCCGTGTTGTACAGCATGACGATGATCGGCTCGATCGGCGGCGGCTGGTTCCCCAGCTACTTCATGTCGCGCGGCTACGCGCCGTACGACGGCCGCATGAAAGCCATGCTGGTGATCGCCTTCTTCCCGCTGGTGGTGCTGCTGGCGCAACCGCTCGGCGCGATCAGCTTCTGGGTGCCGGTGCTGCTGATCGGCGTGGGCGCCTCGGCGCACCAGGCCTGGTCGGCCAACATCTTCACCACCGTGTCGGACATGTTCCCGCAAAAATCGGTGGCCTCGGTGATCGGCATCGGCGGCATGGCCGGCGGCATCGGCGGCGTGGCGCTGACCAAGTTGGGAGGCTGGGTGTTCGACTACTACAAATCGGTCAACGACATCCGCACCGGCTACATGATCATGTTCGGCATCTGCGCGCTGGCCTACCTGGTGGCGTGGTGCGTGATGAAGGCGCTGGTGCCGCGCCACAAGGAAATCACCGACCTGTAA